The Nitratidesulfovibrio sp. SRB-5 genomic sequence CGCCTTCAAGCACGCGCAGGGCGTGCACCAGGCCGGAACGCGACAGCGCGTCGGCCTTGCCCGATGCGGGCAGGTCTATCTGGGTGATGTCGCCGGTGATGACCGCGCGAGAGCCGAAGCCCAGGCGGGTGAGGAACATCTTCATCTGTTCCTGGGTGGTGTTCTGCGCCTCGTCCAGGATGATGAACGCGTCGTTCAGGGTGCGCCCGCGCATGAAGGCCAGCGGCGCGATTTCGATGATGCCCGTCTCCAGCATGTCGGACACCTTCTGGAAGTCCTGCATGTCGTGCAGGGCATCGTACAGCGGGCGCAGGTAGGGGTTCACCTTCTCCACCAGGTCGCCGGGCAGGAAGCCCAGCTTTTCTCCCGCCTCCACGGCGGGCCGGGTAAGGATGATGCGCTTCACCTTCTTGGCCAGCAGCATGGAAAGGGCCACGGCCACGGCAAGGTAGGTTTTGCCGGTGCCCGCCGGGCCCACGGCGAAGACCATGTCGTTCTCGCGCAGGGCGGCCACGTAGTCGCGCTGGCTGAGGGTCTTGGGGGTGATGGTCTTGCGGGGGGAAACCACGAACACCGCATCGCGGAAGATGCGCCGCAGGTCGGCGGAAGGGTCGCGGTCGAGCATGCCGTAGGCATAGGCCATGTCGCGCGGGTACACGGGGTGGCCCGACTTCAGCAGGCCGTACAGCTGCGCCAGCAGGTTCAGCACCGTTTCGCGCACGCGGGGGTCTTCCGCGTCAACGGTGACGGTGGTTCCGCGCGTGTCCAGGCGTGCGCCCGACTTTTCCGCGATCAGGGAAAGATTGGCGTTCTGCGCGCCGAACAGCTGGTTGGCCAGTGCGGCGTCGTCGAATTCCAGCGTGGCGGCGGTGGTGGCTTGCGACATGTGGCTCGTGGGTTGTGGTGGGCGGAGCGCGTTGCGGCGGCGCGGCAAACGCGATGCGGGCGGTTCGGCTGCCGGGGCGTCCGGGTGGACTGGCGGCGGTCTGGTGCTGGCCGTTGGCAAACGCCCGGCAAGCAGACTGGCGCGCGGCAGGGAACCGGCCATGGCTCCGACCGGGCAACGCCCGGCTGCGGAAGCGCGGCGGCAAACCCCGGTGCGGGATGGCCTGGCGAGAGAGTGAGGGACGCGCCGCGAGGATGTCCGTTACCGCCCCGATAGCCCGTTTCCGCCGTGGCGTCCAATGGTTTCGGACCATACAGGCATGGCGGTATGCGGTTGCGCATGCGTGCGTGATGGCGGAGGAGAAGCGCCGCTTGTGCGAAGGCAAGGGGCCAGACAGGGCAGGCAGGGCAGACAGGGGCGCCGGGCAGCAGGGCGGGCGCGACACGCCGGGCGAGTGCGCGCTGGCATGGGCGATGCATTAAGCAATGTAAAGGCGGAACCCGGCAAAATCGTCCGCCCGGAGGCAGCATGGCCATTTCATCCGTTTACGGCAGCTACGGCACCTACGGCATCGATCTTTCCTCGTACACCGACGGCAGTTCCACCTCGTCGTCCGGTACGTCGTCGTCCTCTTCGTCTTCCTCGTCTTCCGCGTCCGGCAACACGGTGACCGGGCTTTCGCTGGACTATCTGTCCCAGCTTTCCAGCGTGCTCAAGGAAATTTCGCCCAACGCCACCGGCAAGCTGACCTTCAGCGCGGTGGAAGAGTACCGCAAGCAGTTGGAAGAGGAATTTTCCGCCAAGGTGCGCGAAGACCTGACCAAGCTGGGCGTGGACAAGGACGTGGAGTTCCGGGTGGTCACCAACGAGAAGACCGGCGGCGTCTCGGTGATTACCACCAGCGAGGACAAGGCCAAGATCGAGCAGTATTTCAAGGATAATCCGGACATGGTCAAGAAGTTCCAGAAGATCCAGACCCTGTCCAACCTCGAGAAGGCCCGCAAGGCGGAAGGGTATTCACCCCAGGACATCAAGACCCGTCTGCAGATGGAAGCCATGAGCGCCTGGTGGAGCGAGGACGGCGCCTCGTCCCAGATCATGGATTTCACCGCCGATCAGGCCTCCTTCCTTACCGGGTTGCGCGCCCGCGTGTAGCCATGACGGCGCGCCGTCGCGGCCTGTAGTGCCCATGGGAGGATTCGGAGGTGTTTGGGGTATCCGGGGTGCCCCGCGCATTCCTGCCTGCCTTGCCTCCATCCACATGTTCCGGTCTTCCGGCACGCCCCGCAACCGCCCAGCCGGGGCGCGGTGCGCCGGGGGTTGTCATTGCCGGGCGATTGCGGCATGACGTGCCCGTGAACGAGCCAGACCCCGCCACCACTTTCGCCGCCCGTCACGCCGTGCCGGGCGATGCATCGCCGTCGATGTCTTTACCGACACCGGACGGCGCGCCGTTGCGCACCATCCAGGTGGTTAACGTGCGCTGGTTCAACGCCACGGCGTGGTACGGCATGATGCTGGCCCGCCTGCTGCGCGAGGCCGGGCACGAAACCCTGGTGCTGGGCCTTGCGGGCACCGAATCGTTCGAGCGCGCCCGCGCCTGGGGGCTGGACCCCATCCCCCTGCCGCTGAACGCCGCCAATCCCTTCACCCTTGCCGGGCTGTACGGCACGCTGCACCGCATGGTGCGCGATTTTCGCCCCCACGTGGTCAACTGCCACCGGGGCGAATCGTTCGTGCTGTGGGGCCTGCTGAAGGCGCTGCACGCGCGCGGGCCGCACCGCTTCGGGCTGGTGCGCACGCGCGGCGACCAGCGCCTGCCCAAGGGCAACCGGCCCAACCTGTTCCTGCACACCCGCGTGGCCGATGCGGTCATTGCCACCAATTCGGTGATGGCTGAACATTTCACCACTCGGATGGGCGTGCCCGCCGACCGGGTCCACACCATTATCGGCGGGGTGGACGAGTCCGTGTTCCGCTTCGACGCGGCGGGCCGCGCCCGTGTGCGTGCCGAATACGGCTGGGCGGACGATGATTTCGTGGTGGGGCTGCTGGGCCGGTTCGACGCGGTGAAGGGCCAGCGCGAACTCATCGAAACCGTGGCGGGCCTGCGCGCGGGCCGCTGGGACGGCACGCCGCGTCCGCGCCTGCGGCTGATGCTGGCCGGGTTCGATTCGGCCACGCCCGAGTCCACGGTGCGCGGCTGGCTGCGCGAGGCGGGCATTGAGGGCATTTCGGTGATCACCGGCAAGCGACCGGACGTGGCCGCGTGCATTTCGGCCATGGACCTTGGCGTGGTGGCCTCGCTGTGGTCAGAGACCATCGCCCGCGCCGCGCTGGAGATCATGGCCTGTGACAGGCCGCTGGTATCCACCACCGTGGGCGTCATGCCCGACCTTTTGCCCCATGGCGCGCTGGTTGCGCCGGGCGACGTTGCCGCCATGGCCGGGGCCATCGCCCATGCCATGGACAGCCCGCCGTGGCTTGAAATACTGCGCGCTGCCTGCGGCCTGCGCATCGAAAGCCTGCACCGGGCGGATTTTCTGCACCGCACCCTTGATGTCTACAGGGACGTTTGCCGCACCGCATGACAGGGCCGCTGCCGTCCGAATGTGCTGTCTTTCGGGGCGCCCTCTTTGCCCCGGACACGGCCAGACACTACCGGACACGACCAGGCACTACCGGATGCTGCCGGACGGGTCCGACGTCATCGGCGGCACGGGCAGGGCCTGAGCCCCCGCATGTTTTGACAGCCCGCGCATTTCCTTCTTTCCGACGGCGCGTGCGCACCGCCGCATGACACGCAACGCACGGCGGACGGACCGCACCCGCAGGCCCGCCACGCACTATCCACAGCAGGAGACACACCAGTGAGCCTCAAGAGTTTCGCCAGCGACAACACCTCGGGCGTGCACCCGCGCATTCTCGCCGCCATGGAACGCGCCAACGCCGGGCATGCCCGCCCCTACGGGCAGGACCCGTACACCGAGCAGGCGAAAGAGGTGTTCGCCCGGCACTTCGGGCCGGACATCGACATGTATTTCGTGTTTCTGGGCACGGCGGCCAACGTGCTTGGGCTGCGCGCCGTGACCCGGCCCTGGCATTCCGTGGTCTGTGCGGACGTGGCCCACATCAACGTGGACGAATGCGGCGCGCCGGAATCGGTGACCGGGTCCAAGTTGCAGGTCATCCCCTCGCACGACGGGCGCATCCGGGTCATGGACGTGGTGCCGCTGCTGCACATGATCGGCAACTTCCACCACAGCCAGCCGCGGGTCATTTCCATCACCCAGTCCACGGAACTGGGCACGGTGTATTCCCCGGCGCAAATCCGCGCCCTGGCCGACTTTGCCCATGCCAACGGCATGCTGCTGCACATGGACGGCGCCCGGCTGGCCAACGCTGCGGCGGCGCTGGACGTGAGCCTTGCGGCGCTGACCCGCGATGCGGGCGTGGACGTGCTGTCCTTTGGCGGCACCAAGAACGGCATGATGTTCGGCGAGGCGGTGATCTTCTTCAACCCGGAACTGTCGCGCGAGTTCAACTTCATCCGCAAGCAGGGCATGCAGCTCATTTCCAAGATGCGCTTCATCGCCGCCCAGTTCATGGAAATGCTGCACGACGGCCTGTGGCTGGAAAACGCCCGCAACGCCAACGCCATGGCCCGACTGATGGCCGACAGCCTGCGCGGCCTGCCGCACGTCACCATCACCCGGCCCGTGGAGGCCAACGCTGTGTTCGCCCGGCTTTCGCCCGAGCACATCGCCCGCTTGCAGCAGGATTTCTATTTCTACGAATGGGACCCGGTGCTGCACGAGGTGCGCTGGATGACCAGCTTCGACACCACCGAAGAAGACGTGCGGGAATTCACCGACGCCGTGAAGGCGCTGGGGTAGGGACGGCTGCTTTTCGGCAGGATTGCGGCGGCAGGATGATGAAAGAGTGGGCGTATGCAACGGCATACGCCCACTCATGCATTTGTACGGAAAGCTTGTTCGATACATCGTAGTCGTAACAATCATTGCCCGCATGCAGCAGCCTGGGGCGAAATTCCGGCCACGCTTTGTTGCCGCGGCAAGCGGGCAGCCGCCATGCCGCAGCCAGGCCGGATATCAGGGGGACATCAGAACTCGTACATCAGCGACAGGTTGCCGCCCACGCCTTCGCGTACGCCGGTGTAGCCCTGTGCGCCAAGGTCGAGCGAAAAGCCGCTGTCCGGCAGGGGCTTCCATATGATGCCCATCTCGCCCACGCCCGTGCCGCCCTTCAGGGTTGGCGCGGGTGCGTCAACTCCGGCCACCACGCTGTGCGCCGTGCCGTCGAATTCATATTCCCATGCCGCGCCGGTGTACGGCGTGATGCATTTGTTCAGCGCGTAGCCAAAGCGCGCCCCAAGGCGGGTGCGGTACGAATCCACGTCGTCGAACGTTACCGGGTCGCCCAGTATGCGCACGTCCGCCCCCGTGGTGTGCGTCCAGAAGTACTTGCCGTACAGGTCAAGCCAGGCCTGTTCGCTGATGTTCCAGATATACCCCACGCCCGCGTGCGCACCGTAGTAGGCGACGTTGATGTCGTACTCGGCTTCTCCCAGCGTGGGGTTCAGGTCGTCGCTCCTGTAGTCGGAACTGAGCCTGCCCGCGCGCACCGTTGCCTCGGCGTACAGCCCGCGCGCCATGCCTTCGGTGGCTTCCACCCGGCCCAGCAGGCCGCCGCCAGCGGACCGGCTGTCGCCCCGGGCCGTGATGCTTTCGCCCGCAGCCGTTTCGTTGTGGCTGTCGTAGGAGCCGACGCTTGTTTCGAAGAAGGCCCCCACAAGCAGGTCCGCGCCGCTTACCGGCAGGCGTTTGGCCAGACCGGTCATGAGCGAGAAGCTCTGCATGTCCACGTGAGAGCCGGTTGCATAGCGGGATGTGCCGCCGGACGTGGCGCCAAAGCCAGCCCAGCCTGCCTGCGCCATGTTGTCCGCGCCAAGGACGGCTGCCGCGCGCGCGTTGCCCATGCCCGGCCCGGCCGCAAGGTCCGCGCCCTGTGTCACAAGGGCGACGTTGGCCGCCTTGCCCTCGGACGGGGATTTGCGCGCGCTTTCGTCCGTCTGCTCAATGCTGGTAACCCGGGCCACCAGGCTGTTGCCGATTTTTTCCAGGCCGAAGGTGTAGAGGCTGGAAATGCCCGCCATGCCCGTTGTGGTGTTGGTCATGCCCGTGTCGGCGTAGAGGGCACCGGTGCTTTTGATGAGGGTAACGGTGTCGTTGACGGCCAGCGGGGTTCCGCCGCCCTCAATGCCCACGCCCACGGTGGTAGGGGCGGTGGAAGGGCCGCTGGAGGGTGTCTCGATAACAACTCCGTTATTCACGGTGAGCACCGTATCGCCCGCCCGGACCGTATCAGGCAGGTAGAAGCGGAAGTGCTGGAACCCTTCGATGCCCGCTGCCTGAAGGTTCAGGGTATGGATTTCCAGTGTGTTGCCGGTGCGGTAGTCACCGGCGGGGCCAAACACGCGACCGCCAACAAGACCAGCGCTCAGTGTGGGGTTGCCGAAAATGCGCAGGGTGTTGCCGGTGGCGGTGCCACCCCGGGAATACCCCCCGAATACCATGTAGCTTATGGTGCCGCCAGTGATGGTTACGATGTTGTTGCTGGCGTTGCCTGAACCGTCGCTGAAGCCGCCGTATATCCCTTCGCCGATATGTGTGCCGCCGGTGATTGTTACCCGGTTGCCATTGGCGTTGCCGCCATCGCTGTAGCCGCCGATTATGGGGCCGGTAATGCCTGTGTCGATGGTGAGGTTCCCGCCCGTGGCGTCAGTGGCGCCGGGCTGAAAGCTGCCAACGTAGCCGGAATGCGCGAATTCGAAGCCCGGTAAGGTTTCGGTGGTGCCGCCAGAGTTGGCGGCCCACAGGGGCGCGCCCGGCGCGAGCAGCGCGAGAAAGAGTAGCGCCGCCGCAGCGCGCGCGGAATGGCTGCGCGTGCGCCGCGAAGGTTCGGTTGCCTGTGAAAGCCACAGGCGCAAGAGCAAGACCATGAGACCCTCCTGATGTCGTGACGTGGTGTTTCCCCTGACGGTTTGCGGGTGCAAATATGCCCGGTGCAGCACACGCTGGCATCGGGCATTTATTGCGGCATCAGCCGTTTGGGGAATTGTCTGCACGAGATCAATGATAACAGGATGTTCTGGCCTTGTAAATCTATTTCGCCCCGTATGGGCAGCATATGAAGGCCCCTGGCAAGGAGGCGGTGTGGTATTTTGGGCAAAAATGCCCAAAGCTGCATGCAGGGGCTTTTCCACAGTACTGCATCAGATGGTTCCGCGTCCGGTTATGCGCAGGTTTCTGCAATATGTCCTGCAATCTGTTTCGCGCCATGGCCTGCAACAGGTTCGGCCATTGGTTCGCCGTGAGGCAGGCGGCAACGCTGTGGTGCCACTGGAAAGCAGGGGGTTGGGGCGCGATGCTACGCTTCTGCCCGTGCTTTGCTTACAGCCGTACTTTGGCATACAGCCGGGCAAGCCACGGGAGCGAATACAACATCAGGCGCAGCATGAGCCACGAGGCGGGCTTGTCCTTGGCCTTGAAACGGTGGACGTGGGCGGCGCAGCCCGGCGGGTTCGGCCCCATGGTGGTGGCGAAGAACACGGAAAAGCCCTGGGCCCGCGCGATGTCGCGGGCCTCGTCGCAATAGGCGCCCCATGGCCAGCACAGCGAGCGCACGGGGTGCCCCAGTTCGTCGGCCAGGGTGGAGGCGCAGGCGGCCAGTTCGCGGGTCATGCGGGCGGTTCTGTCGGCATCGGATTCCGGCTTGCCAAGGCCGGACGGCGTGGCGGCAAAGGCGGCCACCAGATTTTCCAGTTCACGCACCTTGCCGGAATCCTGGAAAAAGGCGTAGGCCGCGGCCTTGTCCTGGGGGACCATGGCGCGAATGGCCTCCACCAGTTGCGGGTCGGGCACGAAGGCGCGGTGCAGCAGGGCGGGGCGTTGGGCAAAGGCGGGCAGCCCCCACGGCACGGCAAAGTCCACCCGGTCGAAGGTGCGTGAACGATGGGCGGGGGCGTGAAAGCCCGTGTATTCCGGCTTGGCGAACACGGCGTGGTGCCAGTGGGAGTGGGCGGCCACGGCCATGGTGCCGTCGGCCTCCATCAACCGCGCCTCGTCCCAGTTGCAGAACAGGTCCTTGCGCTCGTCAAAACCCAGTACGTGCGGCACGAAGGGGGCGTCCACGCGGGGCAGGCCGTCTTCGCGGATGCGGCCCGCGCGCACGTCGTCCAGGGTGGGGCGGGGCGCGCCCTGCTCCAGCTTGCCCGCCACGGCAAAGATGACGCCCTTGTGTCCGTACTTCTTCAGGATGGGCCAGGCGTAGACGTAGTTGTCCAGAAACCCGTCGTCGAAGGTGATCAGCGCGCTGCGCGGCGGCAACGAGGTTTCGCCCAGCAGGTACGCCTCGGCCTCGGCCAGGCTGATGCCGGTCCATCCGGCGCGGCGCATGGCCCGGCAGTGGGCCTCGAAGGTGTCGGGGTGGACGGCGATGGAATTCTTCTTGCGGCTGACGTAGTGGTACATCAGCACGGGCAGGCTTTTCAGGCCAGCGGATGCGGCGGGACGGGATGCGGACATGCGGTGACGGTGGCGGTGCCGGTTTGGGGGTATGAAAGGGCGGGGCGTGAAGCACGGTCCCTTTCGGCGTCTGTAGCGCAGCGGGCTGCGCCCGTCGAGGGGGACGAGGGACACGGGGGGGCGCGGGACGTGACGACGGCCATCGCTGGCAAGGCGCCCTCAGGTATCCGGCAAGACGTCCGCAAAGGCATCCGGAGAGACGTCCGCAAAGGCATCCGGCAAGGCAGGGCGGCAAACAACGGGCACATTGTCCGTCGGCCTTTTGACGCAAGGCGCTTGACACCGGAGCGCGTCGGATTATCCTACAATGGCAGCAGGTTTGCAGCCTCATTGACGCTAAAGGAGAGCTATACGAGATGGCAGTCGAATACAAGGACTATTACAAATTGCTGGGCGTGGAGCGATCCTCGTCGCGCGACGACATCTCGAAGGCGTACAAGAAGCTTGCCCGCAAGTATCACCCGGACCTGAACCCCGGCGACAAGAACGCGGAAGAGCGCTTCAAGGAAATCAACGAAGCCTACGAGGTGCTCAAGGACGACGAGAAGCGTCGGCTCTACGATCAGCTCGGTCCCAACTGGCAGCACGGACAGCAGTTTCAGGGTGCGCCCGGCTTCGAGAACGTGCGCTTCGACTTTGGTGGCGGGCGCGGCTTTGAAGGGGCCGGGTTCAGCGACTTCTTCGAGACGCTGTTCGGCGGCGGCGGGGCGCGGGCGCGCGGGCCGGGAGGTCAGGGCGGCTTCGGCCCGGACCCGTTCGGCAACTTTTCCGCCCGGCAGCGGCGGGGCCGCGACGTGGAGGCCGAATTCTCGCTGACGCTCGAAGAAGCCTACCGGGGCGGTCGCAAGGCCGTGACCCTGCGCGAAGCGGGCGGGGGCACCAAGACGCTGGAGGTGAACATTCCCTCCGGCGTACGTGAAGGCGGACGCATCCGCCTTGCCGGGCAGGGCGACCCCGGCATGGGCGGCGGCCCGGCGGGCGACCTGTACCTGAAGGTGCGCATGGCCCCGCATCCGCAGTTTACCCTGGACGGCGACAACGTGATCTACGACCTGCAACTGGCCCCGTGGGAAGC encodes the following:
- a CDS encoding PhoH family protein, giving the protein MSQATTAATLEFDDAALANQLFGAQNANLSLIAEKSGARLDTRGTTVTVDAEDPRVRETVLNLLAQLYGLLKSGHPVYPRDMAYAYGMLDRDPSADLRRIFRDAVFVVSPRKTITPKTLSQRDYVAALRENDMVFAVGPAGTGKTYLAVAVALSMLLAKKVKRIILTRPAVEAGEKLGFLPGDLVEKVNPYLRPLYDALHDMQDFQKVSDMLETGIIEIAPLAFMRGRTLNDAFIILDEAQNTTQEQMKMFLTRLGFGSRAVITGDITQIDLPASGKADALSRSGLVHALRVLEGVKGIRSIRFHEDDVIRHPLVGRIVQAYERHETADSR
- a CDS encoding glycosyltransferase translates to MRTIQVVNVRWFNATAWYGMMLARLLREAGHETLVLGLAGTESFERARAWGLDPIPLPLNAANPFTLAGLYGTLHRMVRDFRPHVVNCHRGESFVLWGLLKALHARGPHRFGLVRTRGDQRLPKGNRPNLFLHTRVADAVIATNSVMAEHFTTRMGVPADRVHTIIGGVDESVFRFDAAGRARVRAEYGWADDDFVVGLLGRFDAVKGQRELIETVAGLRAGRWDGTPRPRLRLMLAGFDSATPESTVRGWLREAGIEGISVITGKRPDVAACISAMDLGVVASLWSETIARAALEIMACDRPLVSTTVGVMPDLLPHGALVAPGDVAAMAGAIAHAMDSPPWLEILRAACGLRIESLHRADFLHRTLDVYRDVCRTA
- a CDS encoding threonine aldolase family protein, with translation MSLKSFASDNTSGVHPRILAAMERANAGHARPYGQDPYTEQAKEVFARHFGPDIDMYFVFLGTAANVLGLRAVTRPWHSVVCADVAHINVDECGAPESVTGSKLQVIPSHDGRIRVMDVVPLLHMIGNFHHSQPRVISITQSTELGTVYSPAQIRALADFAHANGMLLHMDGARLANAAAALDVSLAALTRDAGVDVLSFGGTKNGMMFGEAVIFFNPELSREFNFIRKQGMQLISKMRFIAAQFMEMLHDGLWLENARNANAMARLMADSLRGLPHVTITRPVEANAVFARLSPEHIARLQQDFYFYEWDPVLHEVRWMTSFDTTEEDVREFTDAVKALG
- a CDS encoding autotransporter outer membrane beta-barrel domain-containing protein, which produces MVLLLRLWLSQATEPSRRTRSHSARAAAALLFLALLAPGAPLWAANSGGTTETLPGFEFAHSGYVGSFQPGATDATGGNLTIDTGITGPIIGGYSDGGNANGNRVTITGGTHIGEGIYGGFSDGSGNASNNIVTITGGTISYMVFGGYSRGGTATGNTLRIFGNPTLSAGLVGGRVFGPAGDYRTGNTLEIHTLNLQAAGIEGFQHFRFYLPDTVRAGDTVLTVNNGVVIETPSSGPSTAPTTVGVGIEGGGTPLAVNDTVTLIKSTGALYADTGMTNTTTGMAGISSLYTFGLEKIGNSLVARVTSIEQTDESARKSPSEGKAANVALVTQGADLAAGPGMGNARAAAVLGADNMAQAGWAGFGATSGGTSRYATGSHVDMQSFSLMTGLAKRLPVSGADLLVGAFFETSVGSYDSHNETAAGESITARGDSRSAGGGLLGRVEATEGMARGLYAEATVRAGRLSSDYRSDDLNPTLGEAEYDINVAYYGAHAGVGYIWNISEQAWLDLYGKYFWTHTTGADVRILGDPVTFDDVDSYRTRLGARFGYALNKCITPYTGAAWEYEFDGTAHSVVAGVDAPAPTLKGGTGVGEMGIIWKPLPDSGFSLDLGAQGYTGVREGVGGNLSLMYEF
- a CDS encoding polysaccharide deacetylase family protein is translated as MSASRPAASAGLKSLPVLMYHYVSRKKNSIAVHPDTFEAHCRAMRRAGWTGISLAEAEAYLLGETSLPPRSALITFDDGFLDNYVYAWPILKKYGHKGVIFAVAGKLEQGAPRPTLDDVRAGRIREDGLPRVDAPFVPHVLGFDERKDLFCNWDEARLMEADGTMAVAAHSHWHHAVFAKPEYTGFHAPAHRSRTFDRVDFAVPWGLPAFAQRPALLHRAFVPDPQLVEAIRAMVPQDKAAAYAFFQDSGKVRELENLVAAFAATPSGLGKPESDADRTARMTRELAACASTLADELGHPVRSLCWPWGAYCDEARDIARAQGFSVFFATTMGPNPPGCAAHVHRFKAKDKPASWLMLRLMLYSLPWLARLYAKVRL
- a CDS encoding DnaJ C-terminal domain-containing protein; its protein translation is MAVEYKDYYKLLGVERSSSRDDISKAYKKLARKYHPDLNPGDKNAEERFKEINEAYEVLKDDEKRRLYDQLGPNWQHGQQFQGAPGFENVRFDFGGGRGFEGAGFSDFFETLFGGGGARARGPGGQGGFGPDPFGNFSARQRRGRDVEAEFSLTLEEAYRGGRKAVTLREAGGGTKTLEVNIPSGVREGGRIRLAGQGDPGMGGGPAGDLYLKVRMAPHPQFTLDGDNVIYDLQLAPWEAALGATVRVPTLDGEVDVTVAPGACSGRKLRLRGKGLGTGAARGDQYVRIGIRTPGEATPRERELWEELARTSAFRARD